Proteins encoded by one window of Vampirovibrionales bacterium:
- a CDS encoding phosphomannose isomerase type II C-terminal cupin domain, translated as MDASSSPQNAEYRPWGRFVVLADEPNYKVKSLVVDPGHRLSLQTHQYREEHWTVVRGAPLVTVGTVIRQAMPGEYIHIPRGERHRLANPGAEEVEIIEVQLGDAFSEDDIVRYEDDYQRL; from the coding sequence ATGGATGCTTCTTCTTCGCCTCAAAACGCCGAGTATCGCCCGTGGGGGCGATTTGTCGTGCTGGCGGACGAACCAAACTATAAGGTTAAGTCGCTGGTGGTGGATCCGGGGCATCGACTGAGTTTGCAAACCCATCAATATCGCGAAGAACATTGGACGGTTGTGCGCGGCGCGCCGTTGGTCACAGTGGGAACTGTCATTCGACAAGCCATGCCCGGCGAATACATCCATATTCCGCGTGGCGAGCGTCACCGCCTGGCCAATCCGGGTGCGGAGGAAGTGGAAATCATCGAAGTGCAGCTTGGCGACGCGTTTTCAGAAGACGATATCGTTCGCTACGAAGACGATTATCAGCGCCTCTAA
- the lysS gene encoding lysine--tRNA ligase — translation MSHTPSVPDADSSTLAHIRQQRIDALAQWRADGVNPYPYHFDKTHAHAELHARYAQLPAGEETAETAQVAGRIMAIRNSGMFLDVQDDSGKFQLFCHKEYLPAEQAAWLKRLDIGDWVGARGVIRRTPRGELSLKVQNLTLLSKSLRPLPEKFHGLTDVETRYRQRYLDLTMNTATRRTLTARSRIIASIRRFLDDRGFLEVETPMLQAIPGGASARPFTTHHHALDMDLYLRIAPELYLKRLMVGGLCEKIFELNRNFRNEGISPRHNPEFTMLELYEAYADYHDMMTLTEDLIAHAAQSALGTMRVTFSGKEIDLTPPWPRKSMAACVIEATDVDFMAIGDDAQARDAARRLGVHVEENDAWGAVLERVFEEKVEASLIQPIHITDYPREISPLAKEHRDDARLVERFETRINGWEVANAFSELNDPLDQRRRFEAQVAQREAGDAEAQHLDEDYLTALEFGLPPTGGLGVGIDRVVMILTDSPNIRDVIAFPTLKARR, via the coding sequence ATGTCTCATACGCCCTCTGTTCCAGATGCCGACTCCTCGACGCTTGCTCACATCCGCCAACAGCGCATTGACGCTCTGGCCCAATGGCGCGCCGACGGCGTTAACCCTTATCCTTACCACTTCGACAAAACACATGCCCATGCCGAGTTGCATGCGCGCTATGCACAGCTCCCCGCCGGCGAAGAAACCGCTGAAACGGCTCAGGTCGCTGGTCGCATTATGGCGATTCGCAATAGCGGCATGTTCCTGGATGTTCAGGATGACAGCGGCAAATTCCAACTGTTTTGCCATAAAGAGTACCTGCCCGCCGAGCAGGCGGCGTGGCTCAAGCGACTGGATATCGGCGACTGGGTGGGCGCGCGCGGCGTGATTCGCCGAACCCCGCGCGGCGAACTGTCGCTGAAGGTTCAGAATTTGACGCTGTTAAGTAAATCGCTGCGTCCCTTACCGGAAAAATTCCATGGGCTCACCGATGTCGAAACGCGTTACCGTCAACGCTATCTGGATCTCACCATGAACACCGCCACCCGGCGGACACTGACGGCGCGCAGTCGAATTATTGCCAGCATTCGGCGGTTTTTAGACGATCGCGGGTTTCTGGAAGTGGAAACGCCGATGTTGCAAGCCATTCCGGGCGGCGCGTCGGCTCGGCCCTTTACGACGCATCACCATGCGCTGGATATGGACCTGTACCTGCGCATTGCTCCCGAACTGTATCTTAAACGACTGATGGTTGGCGGCTTGTGCGAGAAGATTTTTGAGTTAAATCGAAACTTCCGCAATGAGGGCATTTCGCCGCGTCATAATCCTGAATTCACCATGCTGGAATTGTATGAGGCCTATGCCGATTACCATGACATGATGACTCTGACCGAGGACCTGATTGCTCATGCCGCCCAATCGGCGCTGGGAACCATGCGCGTGACGTTCTCTGGCAAAGAGATTGATCTGACGCCGCCATGGCCGCGCAAGTCCATGGCCGCCTGCGTGATCGAGGCTACTGACGTCGATTTTATGGCCATTGGCGACGATGCGCAGGCCCGCGACGCGGCCCGTCGTCTGGGCGTTCATGTAGAGGAAAATGACGCTTGGGGCGCAGTTCTTGAGCGCGTGTTTGAAGAAAAGGTCGAGGCCTCGCTTATTCAGCCCATTCATATTACCGATTACCCGCGCGAGATATCGCCGCTGGCCAAAGAGCATCGCGATGACGCCCGTCTGGTCGAGCGCTTTGAAACACGGATTAATGGCTGGGAGGTCGCCAACGCGTTTTCCGAGTTAAACGACCCCCTCGATCAGCGCCGCCGTTTTGAGGCGCAGGTCGCTCAGCGCGAGGCCGGCGACGCGGAGGCCCAACATCTCGATGAGGATTACCTGACCGCCCTCGAATTCGGTTTGCCGCCTACCGGCGGGCTGGGCGTTGGCATCGATCGCGTAGTGATGATTCTGACCGATTCTCCCAATATTCGCGATGTGATCGCGTTCCCCACTTTAAAAGCGCGTCGATAA
- a CDS encoding RsmD family RNA methyltransferase: MARRKKPTSPSSEQAQSQTTPFCDIDLNRWRDYPEIETDSLWLFSGRERSNGHQLDYHGNCVPQILTQLLTRFTRREEIVLDLFLGSGTSAIEAANLGRRAVGVELKADLAQYVRDKLAEQGKAQATQILQGDSSHPWTGKSIDHALAALGEREAQFLFLHPPYADIIRFSDLPQDLSNADGASAFIEQFARVARLGFEKLAAGRFAGLVIGDKYENGRLIPLGFDCMQAMIEAGFICKSIIVKNITGNERGKGRTGNLWRYRALKGGFYIFRHEYVMLFQKPSCAKSARQRKKASMPPEEDSRAETR; this comes from the coding sequence ATGGCGCGACGAAAAAAGCCGACCTCTCCCAGCAGTGAGCAGGCGCAATCGCAGACGACGCCGTTCTGCGATATCGATCTAAACAGATGGCGCGATTACCCAGAGATCGAAACGGATTCGTTATGGCTGTTTTCGGGACGCGAGCGTTCCAATGGCCATCAACTCGACTATCACGGCAATTGCGTGCCGCAAATTCTCACCCAGTTGCTGACGCGCTTTACTCGACGCGAAGAGATTGTGCTGGATTTGTTTCTTGGGTCAGGCACCTCGGCAATTGAGGCGGCCAACCTGGGCCGTCGCGCCGTAGGCGTGGAATTAAAAGCAGATCTGGCCCAGTATGTGCGCGATAAACTCGCCGAACAGGGCAAGGCGCAGGCAACGCAAATTCTGCAAGGCGACAGCTCGCATCCGTGGACCGGCAAGTCCATTGACCATGCGCTCGCGGCGCTCGGCGAGCGCGAAGCGCAGTTTTTGTTTCTGCATCCGCCTTACGCCGATATTATCCGTTTCTCCGATCTGCCGCAGGATTTATCCAACGCCGATGGGGCCAGCGCCTTTATCGAGCAATTTGCGCGCGTGGCGCGGCTGGGCTTTGAGAAACTCGCCGCCGGACGCTTCGCCGGGCTGGTGATTGGCGACAAGTACGAAAACGGGCGGCTTATCCCGCTCGGATTCGACTGTATGCAGGCCATGATCGAAGCAGGTTTTATCTGCAAGTCGATCATTGTTAAAAATATCACCGGCAATGAACGGGGCAAGGGCCGCACCGGAAACCTGTGGCGTTACCGCGCACTTAAAGGCGGATTTTATATTTTTCGGCACGAGTACGTCATGCTTTTTCAGAAGCCGTCTTGCGCCAAGAGCGCGCGTCAACGCAAGAAAGCGTCCATGCCTCCAGAAGAAGACTCGCGCGCCGAGACGAGATAG
- a CDS encoding MgtC/SapB family protein — protein MDLAATDALIRILLSVLLGGIVGLERELSRHPAGLRTHILVCMGSAVFTILSISSVSLGPALLAQASTYGADLRLTQDPTRISAQIVTGIGFIGGGAVLRHGATVRGLTTAASLWMIASVGMLAGSGHYALSAIVTVVALAVLFGLGKVGLRLSGKRQRQFNRLRLLITANPMNSQDVQTWLDKRFGSRVLEIKTASAPEGPSTYTYVLDMTGAEIDVNQLSRQVNALTGVSSSGVRMYYHGADED, from the coding sequence ATGGATTTGGCCGCCACTGACGCCTTGATCCGCATTCTGCTCTCCGTGCTGCTGGGCGGTATTGTCGGCCTAGAGCGCGAACTCAGTCGGCATCCTGCCGGACTGCGCACCCATATTCTGGTGTGTATGGGCTCGGCTGTGTTTACGATTCTGTCGATTTCAAGCGTTTCTTTGGGGCCGGCTTTGCTTGCGCAAGCGTCGACTTATGGCGCTGACTTGCGTCTGACCCAGGATCCGACGCGTATCTCTGCGCAAATCGTGACCGGTATCGGCTTTATCGGCGGCGGCGCGGTATTGCGCCATGGCGCAACGGTGCGGGGACTGACCACAGCGGCGAGTCTGTGGATGATCGCCAGCGTCGGAATGTTGGCGGGAAGCGGTCATTATGCGCTGTCGGCCATTGTTACGGTTGTCGCGCTGGCTGTTCTGTTTGGCTTGGGGAAGGTGGGTCTGCGTTTGAGCGGCAAGCGTCAGCGTCAGTTTAATCGTTTGCGGCTGTTGATTACTGCCAATCCCATGAATAGCCAGGATGTTCAAACCTGGCTTGATAAGCGTTTCGGCTCACGCGTGCTGGAGATCAAAACTGCCAGCGCGCCGGAAGGACCTTCCACCTATACGTACGTCCTCGATATGACCGGCGCAGAAATCGATGTGAATCAATTGTCGCGTCAGGTGAACGCCCTCACCGGCGTGAGTTCTTCCGGCGTGCGAATGTACTATCACGGCGCAGATGAAGACTAA
- a CDS encoding carbohydrate porin gives MKSYSFKRLALSVCLSLGLAAAWGVIIGPCQAQTLTSVEDLKDADSSHWAYDALKTLVEQYGVLQGDAQQLFNGDHAPTRWEMATALRRLSQQMGRSLAKVGAEKAASADLQTLARLQEEFRQELNACSSRTNALSTRLGEMEARDTEEDARLRWIEKTAIHGDFTFGGLSNMGGGGVSGRKIGGIKDSLEVIGRLRLTVDVPVVSDAGESSHLGAGVLSTRVIAGYGPYANNQTNQVARGADYPFNFYSRVAADTSPRSDGLGVGGANPLLGDGINVRSNVYLESAFYKQHFKPGLPLLSDWTMGIAPASDPKRQTSGDLYLGLVRWWDLFDLSPYRGNELTQFENMAFINIPGIAVNIVQPMAAYQWHQGLGKRTSLDLTAALGSNVVDDLMAGLNLTYEARLNYTTAFLGERFTKPGSAYVGAYHLWKAGGTDPLRSVLETVPNRSGGAYRGYPGDTASHSLYMGWNQEWLRGIGTNVGYLLNNSSPQTVANTTLQPGPGAVLASARQSLSAVITAPLSAFGASDARGRDAVGVGYAFSDLHEGGLQGSRFSDGWEHVMEAFYRYQINDAVSLIPNWQLILNRLGLRSNNPVTVLGVRVDCTF, from the coding sequence ATGAAATCATATTCGTTCAAGCGCTTGGCATTGAGTGTGTGCCTCTCCCTCGGGCTCGCGGCGGCTTGGGGGGTGATCATTGGGCCGTGTCAGGCTCAGACATTGACAAGCGTCGAGGATCTCAAAGACGCAGACTCATCGCACTGGGCATACGATGCGCTTAAAACGCTGGTTGAGCAGTACGGCGTCCTACAGGGCGATGCGCAACAGCTCTTTAACGGCGATCACGCCCCTACCCGCTGGGAGATGGCAACGGCCTTGCGCCGTCTAAGCCAGCAAATGGGTCGATCGCTGGCAAAAGTCGGCGCAGAAAAAGCCGCCAGCGCCGATCTACAAACCCTTGCGCGATTACAGGAAGAATTCAGGCAGGAGCTGAACGCCTGTTCGAGCCGCACAAACGCATTGTCAACGAGACTAGGAGAGATGGAAGCGCGCGATACGGAAGAAGACGCGCGTCTAAGATGGATTGAAAAAACGGCTATTCATGGCGATTTTACGTTTGGCGGCCTGTCGAATATGGGCGGCGGCGGCGTGAGCGGGCGTAAAATCGGAGGAATCAAGGATTCCCTTGAGGTCATCGGTCGCTTACGATTGACGGTCGACGTTCCGGTAGTTTCAGACGCGGGCGAGAGTTCCCATCTCGGCGCAGGCGTCTTATCGACGCGCGTGATTGCAGGTTATGGCCCGTATGCCAATAATCAGACGAATCAGGTCGCGCGGGGAGCCGACTACCCCTTTAACTTCTACTCGCGCGTGGCGGCCGACACAAGCCCGCGTTCAGACGGCCTCGGCGTGGGGGGAGCCAACCCCCTGTTGGGCGATGGCATCAACGTGCGAAGCAACGTGTATCTGGAAAGCGCCTTCTATAAGCAACATTTCAAACCGGGTCTCCCTCTTCTGAGTGACTGGACAATGGGAATCGCGCCCGCAAGCGATCCCAAGCGCCAGACGTCCGGCGATCTGTATCTGGGGCTGGTCCGCTGGTGGGATTTATTCGACCTCAGCCCGTACCGGGGCAACGAGTTGACGCAGTTTGAAAACATGGCCTTTATAAATATTCCAGGCATCGCGGTGAATATCGTCCAACCGATGGCCGCTTACCAGTGGCACCAAGGCCTGGGAAAACGGACGAGTCTGGATCTGACCGCTGCGCTGGGCAGCAATGTGGTTGACGATCTCATGGCAGGCCTTAACCTCACCTACGAAGCGCGGCTCAATTATACGACCGCTTTTTTAGGGGAGCGATTCACCAAACCGGGCTCCGCCTACGTCGGCGCTTATCATTTATGGAAAGCGGGCGGCACCGATCCGTTGAGGTCTGTTCTGGAGACGGTTCCCAATCGCAGCGGGGGCGCCTACCGCGGGTATCCCGGCGACACGGCCAGCCATTCGCTGTATATGGGTTGGAATCAGGAATGGTTGCGCGGCATTGGGACCAATGTCGGCTATCTGCTCAATAACAGCAGCCCTCAAACAGTTGCCAATACAACGCTTCAGCCTGGGCCGGGAGCTGTATTAGCCAGCGCCCGCCAATCGCTTTCCGCCGTGATTACCGCCCCGCTATCCGCGTTTGGGGCCAGCGATGCGCGCGGTCGCGATGCCGTGGGCGTCGGCTACGCCTTTAGCGATTTGCACGAAGGCGGCCTGCAGGGCTCGCGCTTCTCTGACGGGTGGGAACATGTGATGGAAGCGTTCTATCGCTATCAGATAAACGACGCAGTTTCGCTGATTCCTAACTGGCAACTAATCCTGAATCGGCTCGGCTTGCGCAGTAATAATCCTGTCACGGTCCTGGGCGTCCGGGTTGATTGTACGTTTTAG
- a CDS encoding 50S ribosomal protein L18: protein MASKLNHRENTRKRHYRLRRRLEGCSERPRLAVYRSGKHIYAQLIDDAAGQTLAAASTLDKDLRAQLKSGANVDAAKAVGALIASRGKAKGVEAVVFDRGGNLYHGRVAALATAAREGGLLF, encoded by the coding sequence ATGGCATCCAAGTTGAATCACCGCGAAAATACCCGTAAACGCCACTATCGACTGCGGCGGCGTCTGGAAGGCTGTTCTGAGCGCCCGCGTTTAGCCGTCTATCGCAGCGGCAAACACATTTACGCTCAATTAATCGATGATGCAGCGGGCCAAACCCTTGCCGCAGCCAGTACGTTGGATAAGGATCTGCGCGCGCAACTAAAGTCCGGCGCAAATGTAGACGCCGCCAAAGCGGTCGGCGCGCTCATTGCCAGCCGTGGCAAAGCCAAAGGGGTCGAGGCAGTCGTCTTTGATCGCGGCGGTAACCTGTATCACGGGCGCGTTGCGGCGTTGGCCACAGCGGCCCGCGAAGGCGGACTGCTTTTCTAA
- the rplF gene encoding 50S ribosomal protein L6, producing MSRIGKAPIEIPDKVDVVVDGQTVRVKGPLGELSWTFRSEVAIEREGNTLQVVRSEETRQARSLHGLSRTLLSNMVVGVSQGFERRLEIVGVGYRAQVQGNKLTLALGYSHPVEFEFPKHMQVAVEANTKVSIKGPDKQEVGDFAAAVRAKRPPEPYKGKGVRYAGEMVRRKAGKSGKK from the coding sequence ATGTCGCGAATTGGAAAAGCCCCGATTGAAATCCCCGATAAAGTGGACGTCGTTGTAGACGGCCAGACCGTGCGCGTCAAGGGGCCGCTGGGCGAGTTAAGCTGGACGTTTCGTTCAGAGGTCGCTATCGAACGCGAGGGCAATACCCTGCAAGTGGTTCGCTCCGAAGAAACGCGTCAAGCGCGTTCGTTACACGGCCTGAGCCGGACGTTGCTCAGCAATATGGTCGTGGGCGTGAGCCAGGGTTTTGAGCGTCGTCTGGAAATCGTCGGCGTGGGCTACCGGGCTCAGGTTCAGGGCAATAAATTAACGCTGGCGCTGGGCTACAGCCACCCGGTGGAATTTGAGTTCCCCAAGCACATGCAAGTGGCCGTTGAGGCGAACACCAAGGTTTCCATCAAAGGCCCTGATAAACAAGAAGTGGGCGATTTCGCCGCTGCCGTTCGCGCCAAGCGTCCGCCGGAACCTTACAAAGGCAAAGGCGTCCGGTATGCAGGCGAGATGGTTCGCCGTAAAGCCGGTAAATCTGGTAAAAAATAA
- the rpsH gene encoding 30S ribosomal protein S8, with product MHSDPVADYLTRLRNAAGAGHASVEMNATRLLVSLSQLLLAEGYIRSFEVLEDRENPKRGHRRLRVNLKYDVEGYPVIRKIKRVSRPGLRVYFGSRNLPRVLNGAGVAVVSTNKGLLTDREARKRNVGGELLCTLY from the coding sequence ATGCATTCCGATCCCGTCGCCGATTATCTGACGCGCCTTCGTAACGCCGCTGGCGCAGGTCACGCGTCGGTCGAAATGAACGCGACCCGTTTGCTGGTCAGCCTCAGCCAATTATTGCTGGCTGAAGGGTATATCCGCAGCTTTGAAGTGCTGGAAGATCGCGAGAACCCCAAACGCGGTCATCGTCGTTTGCGGGTCAACCTCAAATACGACGTCGAAGGCTACCCGGTGATTCGCAAAATCAAGCGCGTCAGCCGTCCAGGCTTGCGCGTCTACTTTGGCTCACGCAATCTGCCGCGCGTTCTCAACGGCGCAGGCGTCGCGGTGGTCAGCACTAACAAAGGCCTGCTGACCGATCGCGAAGCGCGCAAGCGCAACGTCGGCGGCGAGTTGCTCTGTACCTTGTACTAA
- a CDS encoding type Z 30S ribosomal protein S14: MINKEETRRKLAAQGKFPRVKLHNRCGLCGRPRAYYRQFGLCRLCLRKLASEGKLPGVFKASW, translated from the coding sequence ATGATCAACAAGGAAGAAACCCGCCGCAAGCTGGCCGCTCAAGGCAAGTTTCCGCGCGTCAAACTTCATAACCGTTGCGGGTTGTGCGGTCGTCCCCGCGCGTATTATCGTCAATTTGGCCTGTGCCGCCTGTGCCTGCGCAAGCTGGCCTCTGAAGGCAAGTTGCCCGGCGTTTTCAAGGCGAGCTGGTAA
- the rplE gene encoding 50S ribosomal protein L5, whose translation MASPKSLKDRYLKDIVPALMKDQGYTNALQVPRVQKVVINIGVGDGAQNVKILDAAVRDLTAITGQKPVVTRAKKSVAGFKVREGMPIGLKVTLRGDRMYYFLAKLNGVALPRVRDFRGLSDKGFDGRGNYNIGLRDQLIFPEINYDKVEKVRGMNITICTSARTDMEARALLAAIGTPFKRSKTEAAPVAAAS comes from the coding sequence ATGGCTTCCCCCAAATCGCTAAAAGACAGATACCTTAAGGATATCGTCCCCGCCCTCATGAAAGATCAGGGCTATACGAACGCGCTTCAGGTTCCGCGCGTCCAGAAGGTTGTGATTAATATCGGCGTGGGCGACGGCGCACAGAACGTCAAAATTCTGGATGCCGCCGTGCGCGACTTAACCGCTATCACGGGCCAAAAGCCGGTGGTCACGCGCGCCAAAAAATCCGTCGCCGGTTTTAAAGTGCGCGAAGGCATGCCCATCGGCCTTAAAGTGACGCTGCGCGGCGATCGGATGTACTATTTTCTCGCCAAGCTCAATGGCGTCGCCCTGCCGCGCGTACGTGACTTCCGCGGCCTGAGCGATAAAGGCTTCGACGGCCGGGGCAATTACAATATCGGCTTGCGCGATCAGTTAATTTTCCCCGAAATTAACTATGACAAAGTAGAAAAAGTGCGCGGGATGAACATCACCATTTGCACCAGCGCCCGCACGGATATGGAAGCCAGAGCATTACTGGCTGCCATCGGAACGCCTTTCAAACGCAGTAAAACGGAGGCGGCCCCGGTCGCCGCCGCGTCCTAA
- the rplX gene encoding 50S ribosomal protein L24: protein MSARRSRKRLNPIEKCVIKRGDTVMVITGKDKGKTGVVKRVFLDRAKVLVEGLNIIRKAVRPNPMAGLRGGIVEMEAPLHLSNVMVYDLKSSQPTRVRREPLSTPAGKAKRVRVSKKSGEQLDD from the coding sequence ATGAGCGCCCGCCGTAGCCGCAAGCGGCTGAACCCGATTGAGAAATGCGTGATTAAACGCGGCGATACCGTGATGGTGATCACCGGCAAGGACAAAGGTAAAACCGGCGTGGTGAAACGCGTCTTTCTGGATCGCGCCAAAGTGTTGGTAGAAGGCCTGAATATCATTCGCAAGGCCGTGCGTCCCAACCCGATGGCCGGTTTGCGCGGCGGCATTGTTGAGATGGAAGCCCCGCTGCACTTGTCTAACGTAATGGTGTACGATCTCAAGTCTTCCCAGCCGACGCGCGTTCGACGCGAACCGCTTTCCACTCCCGCCGGAAAAGCCAAGCGCGTGCGCGTTTCCAAAAAATCCGGCGAGCAACTTGACGACTAG
- the rplN gene encoding 50S ribosomal protein L14: MIQNETILQVADNSGAQELLVICVLKKGARTAGIGDKVTAVVKKAQPGGQVKKSDIVSAVIVRTTFKLRRLDGSVISFDENAAVIIKKDGNPVGTRVFGPIARELRDKGYMKIVSLAPEVL, encoded by the coding sequence ATGATTCAGAACGAGACCATTCTACAAGTAGCCGACAACTCCGGCGCACAGGAGTTACTGGTCATTTGCGTCCTTAAAAAAGGCGCTCGTACGGCTGGCATCGGCGATAAAGTGACGGCAGTCGTCAAGAAAGCGCAGCCAGGCGGTCAGGTCAAAAAATCCGATATCGTCTCGGCGGTGATTGTTCGCACGACATTTAAACTGCGTCGTCTGGACGGCTCGGTGATCTCTTTTGACGAAAACGCCGCCGTCATCATCAAAAAAGATGGCAACCCCGTTGGCACTCGCGTTTTCGGACCGATTGCCCGCGAACTGCGTGACAAAGGCTATATGAAAATCGTATCGCTCGCTCCCGAGGTGCTATAA
- the rpsQ gene encoding 30S ribosomal protein S17, with translation MPKKEKVGHVVSNKMEKTIVVAVEEQQPHPKYGKYQRKTTKFKAHDEANACHPGDKVRIVECRPLSREKTWTLKEILERSQDL, from the coding sequence ATGCCCAAGAAGGAAAAAGTGGGTCACGTCGTCTCCAACAAGATGGAAAAAACCATCGTGGTTGCGGTGGAAGAACAACAACCCCACCCTAAGTACGGGAAATACCAACGCAAAACCACTAAATTCAAAGCGCATGACGAAGCCAACGCCTGTCATCCTGGCGACAAGGTGCGTATTGTCGAGTGTCGCCCGCTTAGCCGCGAAAAAACCTGGACGCTCAAGGAAATTCTTGAACGTTCGCAAGACCTGTAA
- the rpmC gene encoding 50S ribosomal protein L29 — protein MSIAELREMSAEELNRALAEAGRELFEMRFKKAQAQLENPARLRGMRHRIAQIKTVQREQAVAGGNQ, from the coding sequence ATGAGCATTGCGGAATTACGCGAAATGTCGGCTGAAGAGCTGAATCGCGCGTTGGCGGAAGCCGGTCGCGAGTTATTTGAAATGCGCTTCAAAAAGGCGCAGGCGCAACTGGAAAATCCTGCGAGACTGCGCGGGATGCGCCACCGCATCGCCCAGATTAAAACCGTACAGCGCGAACAGGCTGTCGCAGGAGGTAACCAGTAA
- the rplP gene encoding 50S ribosomal protein L16, producing the protein MLMPKRTKYRKQMRGRMTGHETRGTEINFGEFALITQDPAWLTSRQIEAARRAMTRSIKRGGKIWIRIFPDKPVTKKPAETRMGSGKGSQEYWVAVVKPGRILFEMEGVSRAVAVRALELAAQKLPVRTKILCKEDLTNVAESGVTES; encoded by the coding sequence ATGTTAATGCCCAAACGCACCAAATATCGCAAGCAGATGCGCGGTCGGATGACCGGCCATGAAACGCGCGGCACCGAAATTAACTTCGGCGAATTCGCCTTAATTACCCAGGATCCCGCATGGCTGACCAGTCGTCAGATTGAAGCCGCCCGGCGCGCAATGACCCGCAGCATCAAGCGCGGCGGTAAAATCTGGATTCGTATTTTTCCTGACAAACCCGTCACTAAAAAGCCTGCTGAAACCCGTATGGGAAGCGGCAAGGGAAGTCAGGAATACTGGGTTGCCGTGGTCAAGCCGGGCCGTATTCTCTTTGAAATGGAAGGCGTCTCGCGCGCTGTCGCCGTTCGCGCCTTGGAACTGGCAGCCCAAAAACTGCCGGTGCGCACAAAAATTCTGTGCAAAGAAGATCTGACAAACGTCGCAGAATCGGGAGTCACCGAATCATGA
- the rpsC gene encoding 30S ribosomal protein S3: protein MGQKVHPKSIRLGIVADWESGWFAAHHAEYARCVKEDDAIRKALKAKLKNASVARIEIDRKAQRLIIRVITGRPGMVVGRGGQGLEELRKFLSAKIDRKMNDIRLDVMEVARVDAESQLIAESIAQQLEKRVAFRRAMKQSMQRAMRSGVKGIKVMVAGRLGGAEIARTEWAKEGRIPLHTFRADIDYGFAEAMTVFGIIGVKVWVFKGEVLPGEKASVNIKPRGGGGDGEGGGSPQGLQGAGRRGGPGGGGGAPGGRGRRGPGGPGGGSPDAAGGRGRRGGRGRGPGEVRVVRPAGASDAPETPPSAPSPDSTSSPQES from the coding sequence ATGGGACAAAAAGTTCACCCTAAAAGCATTCGTCTGGGCATCGTCGCAGACTGGGAAAGCGGCTGGTTTGCCGCCCACCATGCGGAGTATGCCCGCTGCGTCAAAGAAGATGACGCTATCCGCAAGGCGCTCAAAGCCAAGCTGAAAAATGCCTCCGTAGCGCGCATCGAGATTGATCGCAAAGCGCAACGCCTGATCATTCGCGTGATTACCGGCCGCCCCGGGATGGTCGTGGGCCGTGGCGGCCAGGGCCTTGAAGAGCTGCGCAAGTTCCTCTCCGCCAAAATTGACCGCAAAATGAATGACATCCGCCTGGATGTGATGGAAGTCGCGCGGGTTGACGCAGAATCTCAATTGATTGCCGAATCCATTGCCCAACAGCTGGAAAAACGCGTGGCGTTCCGTCGCGCGATGAAGCAGTCGATGCAACGCGCCATGCGCTCTGGCGTTAAGGGCATTAAAGTGATGGTCGCCGGTCGTCTCGGCGGCGCTGAAATTGCCCGCACCGAATGGGCAAAGGAAGGTCGGATTCCGCTGCATACCTTCCGCGCAGATATCGATTACGGCTTTGCCGAGGCGATGACGGTTTTCGGCATCATCGGCGTTAAAGTCTGGGTATTTAAAGGCGAAGTCTTGCCGGGCGAGAAAGCCTCCGTGAACATCAAGCCGCGTGGCGGCGGCGGAGACGGCGAAGGCGGCGGTTCGCCCCAAGGTCTGCAAGGCGCTGGGCGTCGTGGCGGTCCGGGCGGCGGCGGCGGCGCTCCCGGTGGACGAGGACGCCGTGGTCCAGGCGGTCCTGGCGGTGGATCCCCTGACGCGGCCGGCGGTCGCGGTCGACGCGGCGGTCGTGGTCGCGGCCCAGGCGAAGTTCGGGTCGTTCGGCCTGCAGGCGCGTCTGATGCGCCTGAGACGCCTCCTTCTGCACCCAGTCCTGATTCAACTTCTTCTCCTCAGGAGTCTTAA